A window of Miscanthus floridulus cultivar M001 chromosome 12, ASM1932011v1, whole genome shotgun sequence genomic DNA:
TCCAGAAAGGACCTGACAGCAATAcatgaaattctagaaaagaCGGGCTACAAGGATGATGAGGGGACTGCAAATGAGGttcattttatttatttattttctttagAGGTTTAATGACATTGTTTTTTCATACTTTAATACAACATTATCAGATACATTCAAATAAGCAAACCATTATTATATTTTTTCACAACAAAACATAGATAATACTTGCCGGTAGTCATTCTGATGCATATTAGATTCATAGTCTCCTACAACAACTTTAGTTCATATGCAGATACTCTAAATACTTACATAATCAAAATCTTATCTTACATTTCATGATTTTCATTTGGTATAGTTGCATTTAAAAGCCCTTCGTGTGCTATTTAATCTCAATCGCACAGATTACGTTGTGCTGGAATAATTTTTTCGGGTTCATCATGTGGTTTATAATTTGACGTTTCTACCATATATTTTTCAGCCAAATTGTTCATATTTGCTGCTATGTCATCCTCTTTAtaccttttttttttgctccagCTCTCGTTTCAGATGTGGACGAATCAGATGCAAGATACATTGAACTCAAAAAAGAAGGGTGACAATGCTTTTCGACAGAAGGATTTTACTACTGCCATTGATTTCTATTCCCAGGTTTGATGTGTTCTGCTCTTTTATTTTATATGGATATGACAGAGATACTGGAGTTGCATGATTGAATGTGATTAGAGTCATATAGGTTCAACGTCTTCCAATTTGTTCCCTATATTAAGACACTATTGGAAAATAGCTCTGGGCTACATACGCTAAAAGTATTGCTGTTCATGATTACATTATAACTGGCATAGTGCAGTTACCTGAAGGCTTCTGTTGACCCGGTCTTTTCTAATTGTTCTTTATCATGCAGTTCATTGAAGTTGGTACAATGGTTTCTCCAACCATTTATGCTCGACGCTGCCTGTCATATCTGATGAATGGCATGCCACAGGAGGCATTGAATGATGCAATGAATGCTCTGGTAATATCTCCGACATGGTCAACAGCATTCTATCTTCAGGCAGCAGCACTACTATCACAAGGCATGGAGAATGAAGCCCAAGAAGCACTCAGGGATGGTTGTAACCTAGAGCAAAGTAGCAGTGGTGGACATTGAGAGTGAACAAATTTGTAGTCCCCAAAATGCACATAATTTCAGGTATATATACTTTTTAGAAATCCCAATGTCTTACTAAAGAATTAAGTACTACTTTTCTGTTGAGATGTATACCCTACTTTCCATATCTTGCAAATAGCCTGCTAATCTAGGATTTCATGATGAGGGTGTGGCTAGAGTTCCATTTCTTGTTTTGGGTTTAAAAATTAGTAACCTCGGTAACTTCTCGTCCTGTTTTGAGTTCTGAAATTCAGTTTGTCGATTGGATTTCTTGGACATTTTGAGTTCTGGAGTTTGGATTTTGTAATCTAAGTAGCTAGTAAATGTACTTCTATATACTCCAAAACTACATGTTTTCGTGACCAGAGGAAGTATTTAGCAAGATGGGATCAAATGGGGATTCTATGGCCTTAAACCAGTTCTTTGAGAACTAACTGATACAGCCCAGTTTCAGTTTTGGCTGTTAAGGATAAAAGACCTGGCTAGTTCCCGGTGGTTTTTGAAACCTGAGATACTGAGCTGTCATACCGGACTTTTGCTCTGCAGCATTGTCCCCGAATCCCTGGGATCTGAGAGTCTTTATTTTTTCTTCTATTGGCATGTTTGGATTATGCTAGTTGCTTGAAACAGTACTGAAGCTGCTGCCTTGTTTTGTTTTGACTAGAATTGTCATTTAACACATGAAATTTTATCAAGTTCATCAATATGCTGCTGTCTGTCTTAGTGGTCCCGAGAAGTTCCATAAGCAATCTTGAAGAAAGATGTTGACGTCACTATCTTTTCCTCGTTATTTTATTTTGTGGTGCAGGTGCTTGTTTGAAGAGAGTATTATTGGCTATGGAAGCAGGCGTTGTTAATTTGTCAATTTGGCTAGGGGTTCGTTAACTTCTTCAGATTTTGTGCGTGTGGAACGTCGTCCGTCGTCCATATCTTCATGTAGGATGTACATATGGAAGAAAGCGACAACAGTGGCTCTGAAAGAGAGGACAAAGACATCCAAGGTGAATAAGTGCCGCAGACAGGAAATTAATGGGGAGAAGAAAGTAAAACTTTTTTCTTGGTCCTACTGAAACAAAAGAAGGGAAACGTAAAAAAAAAAGGGATTGCTGATGTACATGTCCATCTTTGCTGGTGGTAGGTGCGTAAACCTGTACAGCAAGCGTTGTTTTTACCCTGTCTTTGTTCTTGGTTTATTATGCGTTAGCTCccattggtatatttctggataagATAGTGGAATTCTTTTAAAAGGCAAAAAATGTCAGCGTTCTGGTTGTTCCATTTCTTGATCTTCAAGACTTAAAACGCTTTCACCCCTTGCTCCAGATAATTTTTGTGGGAGTAAGTTAACTGCCATCAGAATGTCTGATTGTTCAAGCGTACCGCTCGATTCTGTCTCGTATTACGCAGCAAGCAAACCTTCTCAAGTCTTCGTTGTTCCGGAACGAGGTCAGGATTCGTTCCGGCTATTCAATCACTATATAAATTAGCCTATCGTTCCATGTGAAAATCATTCATGCCACGATTCCGAGAAAAACGAACGGGGTCCTAAGGGGATAAGTCTGCCGGGCCGCATGGGCATTGCCATGCGGTTTAGGCTAGGTGGCCATGTAACCTGCGGGCACCGCGAAGCATAGGCCGCTTGTTTAGTTTGTCAGCAATTCAAGCATACAACTTATGCACCGCACGCGGTTTGCACATGTTTAGTTCTTTGTGGAGGTTTTTATGTAGATCTACGCAATGTTCAATACAACATTACCCAGTACGTCTGATTTAGTCGTATTAGGCAATACAGAGCACATATAGATAAAACATTCTCTTTCACAACTTAACTAGAAATATGAGACATTAGTCATCCATGAACCCGTAAAAATTAAATCTATATGTAAGTTCACGGACAACCCGTCTTACATCCCTAGCCAGTTTGGCCCGTGGGAACGAGCGCAGCGCTGTCCTTCACAGCAAACACCATGGTCAAGATCAAGATAAAATGACAGATTGGTGCCGTTACAGTGTAAACAACATATCAAGGTCAGTATCCAGGGTCCACACACACACTAAGCGAGCTGTGGTGGATACTGTGGTGTAAACACCACATGAAAGCTACGTGATTCTTGGCCTCCTCTGGGCAGTGGCCACGCACACTAAGATCTTCCCACCAGGATCTTATTTGGCTGCACTCATATTCACCTAAATTCTAGATTAAAGTGAATACGAGCGTAGTCAAACAAGCCCTGACCGAGTGAGACCGGTGTCGTGAGTGATCTATATCAAGGTTTGCAGCTAAAAGGACTTTGTGGATGACAATGACATGACAACACTTGCTCGTTTCATCCTAGATCCCATCCCACACTAACAAAGCCTCCCAATCACTCTATCTGCTCATTGGCGCTTGCATAGCAGTTGGTAACAACTCCGGCCTCCATTCCTAAACCACACTACCACACCCCTCTAGCTCCCAACCCCAACCTGGACCCAACTTCACTAACTTCACTTTCACAATGCACGGGCAGTCGAGCAGATACACCCCAACAGCTCCTGGCAGCTAAGCCCATCTGACTCTATAAATGTTCTCTCCTCAACTCAAACTGGCCAGCAGCCGAGCTAGCTAAGCACCTCCCAGCAGTCTCAGTACCTCACGCGAAGCTAGCCTGCCGCCTGCGCCTAGCTAGCTCCAACGACGCAGCAACCAACCATGAGCACCAGCGAGCCCGGCGCCGCCGCGACCGTGATCCCCATCGACGACGTGGCCCGCGACCACGGCAAGGCCCCGTCTGTGGCCACggcgcctcctcctcccgctGCAGCAGCATCGTCAGCGGCGGTAcccgcggcggcgacgacgacggcgcctcgGAAGACGGGGGTCCCTTTCTTCCGGCGCGCCGACCGCGGCAGCCGCTGCGTGGCGCTCCTCGACTTCGTGCTGAGGGTGGCGGCCTTCGGGcccgccctcgccgccgccatcgccactGGCACCTCCGACGAGACGCTCTCCGTCTTCACCCAGTTCTTCCAGTTCCACGCCCGCTTCGACGACTTCCCGGCGCTCCTGTCGGTgttgcccgcccgcccgcccgtccAGCGATATTCCAGTGCATGTCGACTTGAGCTGACGCCAAACGCGTGCGCGCGTGTGCTTCCACTGTTGCAGGTTCTTCATGGTGGCCAACGCGATCGCGGCGGGGTACCTGGTGCTGTCCCTCCCCTTCTCCGCCGTCATCGCCCTCCGCCCACAGGCCATCGGCTTGCGCCACCTCCTGCTCGTCTGCGACATGGTATCCGTTCTCCCGCTCCGGCACCCCGTCACCACACTGCACACACGAACACGACACGCCCACGTACGTGCACGGCGCACTAGAACCGCACGACGCTGATCAATCGCTGAGTACAAGTTCTTTCGTGGTGAGTTGCCCTGCAGATCATAGCGGCGCTGCTGacggccgccgcggcggcggcggcggcgatcgtgGACCTGGCGCACTCGGGGAACCTGCGCGCCAACTGGGTGCCCATCTGCATGCAGTTCCACGGCTTCTGCCAGCGCACCAGCGGCGCCGTCGTGGCATCCTTCCTCGCCGTGCTCGTCCTCTTATTCCTCGTCATCTTGGCCGCCTTCGCCATCAGGAAACGCCGAACTGGATGATTTCTGCCCTGATGTGGATGTGGCTGCATGCGTATGTGCTGTTGCTCTGTGTTGCGTCGTGTTATGTGATTTTAGCTGTGTAAGTGTACGTGTGGAGCAGAAGTGCTTGTGTATGATTCTCAGATTTATTGCCTTCAAATCCAAAGGTGGTCAGTGTGTTCTTGAAAATGTATATGATATACTATCATTCTACGTTCTTCAAGTTGGTTTGTTTCACCGATCGAATGAAATTAGCTCGAAGCACACTGTTCCACTGTCCATATTGTTCTTTATTTTGTTTGAACTTTTTGacaaatttattttgtgaaacTTTGTCGTTGTTATTATTGTTTATATGATGAAAAGGAAGCGTCATGGAAATAGAGCGCTGCGAATTTTAAAATGGGCTGTTTATTGGATCCGGCGGCCTGGTTAGCCGGCTCTAAATGAAATCCAGCCCAGTTCACTCTTCAGTGGGGACTCGTACCAAGCATTAGAACAAGCCAAGGACCAAATCAGAAATCTCGCCGCCGCGCCTTACCCTCCATCCACCTTGGCCGAGGAGGAGGACGCAGAGTCGCAGACGCTGGTGGCATCGTCTTCCCGGGCCATTCGAAAATCCGACACCACCATCCTGATGCAATTCCTCTCGCTCCCCACCGCCTCCTCGGCCTCCTTCCGCCGCCCCTCTCCACCGACGCCTCCGGCCCCAAAACCCTCGCCGCCTCCTCCCGCCAACCCCCTCGCCTCCAAGCTATGGCTGACGAGCAAGCTGTCCCCACCGCCTCCTTCGCCAGTGTCGCTCGAGATGGTGGAggagcctccgcctccgcccccgccggagccggagcaggaggcggcggcgctgcggCAGGAGGACTTCCGGCAGAAGGGCAAGGTGTTCGTGGGCAACCTGCCGCTGTGGGTGGGGAAGCCTGAGATCACGGAGTTCTTCCGCCAGTTCGGGCCCCTGGAGAAGGTGGAGCTGGTGCGGGGCCACGACGACCCCGAGCGCAACGTCGGCTTCTGTTTCCTCTACTACGGGGGCGACGACCCGGAGGCCGCCGCGGGGCGGGCCGTGGAGGTGGACGGGGTGGAGTTCCGGGGGAAGTCGCTCACCGTGAGGCTCGACGACGGGAGGAAAGGGAGGGCCAGGGCGGAGGAGCGGGCGCGCTGGGTCGAAGCTGGGGTGGCCCGGGAGGCTCGCTCACCGTGGCACAAGGGCAGGGAGGACGCGTGCCGCGAGTTCCGGAGAGTGCTGGAGTCGCGGCCCGAGGACTGGCAGGCTGTCGTCTCTGCTTTCGAGCGGATTCCCAAGGTGGTGGCTTCTCTGATTGATCACCTCAGCATTAGCATTACCCGACCTTATTAGTTCCTGTATAATGCCATTTATGCAATTGCAAGGTGGTGTTACATGCTGAACATGCTGAGACGGGTGAAGTTTTCCTGTCTTTGGGCTGTGATCTGCAAACCTTCCTGGGATACTAGCTCTGAAGGGTTCTTTAAAGAGCAGACTGCGCCAGCAAAACATGCTTAGAATAAGCTTTGTTAGGATGCCACCGAATAGGTCATCTTCCACCTTAGTTGTAGAGTAAATTACAATGTTAATTGGTGCCTGTTTCATGTCATTTCCAATCATTAGCTGACACCAAACCTCATCTCCAACTTGATCAGACAGCTTCAATGAACAATTCTGTTCTTCTGATCCTTATTCAAGTACAAAGCCTTTCCTTAGTTACCTTTGGAAATAAGTTGCTCCACAAGGTACTCTATGTTTATATAAATAACATGTAACACATACCCCTTACAGTTTTAATATAAATTTTTTGCAACCTTGCCCTATGACTTGTTTGAGATTTGGAGCTGGTGATCATTTAATTTGTTTTTACCTGGACAATCATATTTTGATTTCAATACCGTTTTTTATTTGGCATCTGGTAGTCATGTTTTAACAACTTCCTAGGAAAGTTCCGTACCTCCTTTACTCAGTTCTCAGGGCTCCAAAGAGaacggggtggggtggggggtgtAGGTGCAATCATTTCTAGGAATTTATGCTTAGAATGTAGAATTGCGTCAGTGTTAACTTTTTTCATTTGGTGGCACTAATTATAGTCTTATTTTCTGCATTGATTGTTTAGCCATCAAGGAGGGAATTTGGTCTGATGGTTGTGTATTATGCCAAGCGTGGTGATAAGCATCACGCTCGTGCAACATTTGAGAACATGAGAGCAAGAGGGATAGAGCCCAATGCGTTTGTCTTCACAAGGTAGGTGCTTTGTTACTGTTGTTTAGTAGTAATTTACTAATTTATTGTTTTCTCTTCATCACAGGGTAAAATGCACCATTGCTTCCTAAACTTGCATAGCTGGGCCAACTAAATTGACTCACTGAAAACAAAACATCATATTATACTGCTAAACTAATCTAAGTAGGTCAACAGAGGTCTGGCACGGTACTTGTAGGTTATTTTTGCTTGTTATGTTTTTGAGCCCTGGTGCAAGTTCAGAGATCCACAGTGAACTTTACTCCtggtaatgccaccaaatgacCTGTATAAATTGTTATCTGAATAAATGGTAATTTTATATGTAAAGATAAAGATTATTTATGGAAAACGATCTTGCATGATGGCATCATGGGAAGCTAACCATGTGAAGAATATAGGCAGTAACCTACCAAGAAACTTTGTACCTGGTCACTTCTATGCTTGCTTGACTATTTGAGATAAAAAAGTTTGGCTGATAACATTATTGAGATACAGAGGGGGCTGTTCTGAAaacaggagggggggggggggggggtttataTCCGTTATCTTCTTCTTTAATTTACTAATATCATACAGATAACAGATGTATGCATGTGAATGACTGGCAAACTAGCTCTAGCAATGTCTCTATGTACCTTGTCTCCTGCATTAAATTTAATTCATTTCATGCAGCCTTGTTCACGCTTATGCAGTTGCTAGAGATATGCGTGGGGCAATGTCATGCATTGAGGAAATGAAATCTGAAGGCCTCGAAATGACAGTTGTTACTTATAGTATCCTTATTGCAGGATATGGCAAAACTAACGATGCTCTGTGAGTATTTTCTTTTTTCGCACTGCCTTAACCCAGATCTATGTGTTACTGAACATGCTTTCTTCCAGAATTTCAATATAGCTATAACTGCCCTTTCATATACGATACTGACTCTTATACACTGTTTTAGGCAACAGATCACGCGGCCTTTTCATTTCTAGCCTTTCTCATATGACCCTTGGCTTGTTGCTAATCAGTTCATCTTCTCTTGGAAGATCTGCAGACAAGTTGTTCAAAGAGGCTAAGACCAAGCTCGACAACCTAAATGGAATCATATATAGCAACATTATACATGCTCACTGGTTAGTGGTTGCTGGTTACCAGATTCATAAACATAGTAAACTTAAGAAAAAAATAATACAATTTATCTCTTAACGATTACTGCTTTATCTGTTTACTAATAAATCATGTCAGAGCACTCAATTGTATGCACTTTTGCAGCCAATGTGGGAATATGGATCGAGCTGAAGAGCTGGTCCGTGAAATGGAAGAGGATGGCATTGATGCTCCTATCGATGTTTATCACAGTATGATGCATGGATATACTGTCGTCCAAGATGAAAACAAATGTCTAATTGTGGTTGAAAGGCTGAAGGTATATTGGGAAGGCAGCTCATAACTAATAACTAATTGTCATGTGTTCCTAAGAAataattgtttttatttttattatgcTCACCTTCTTAATCTATAATGTCTTTGAGGATTTTGATCTGGGGATGGAAGGGAAATGAAGTGTTATATTTGCCATCCTGATTCAAGTTTCTCTGACTTTGCAGGAGTGTGGCTTCAAACCATCTATAATATCTTATGGTTGCCTTATTAATCTGTATGTTAAGGTTAGTTCTGCTCTTGTCTATTCTTCTCATGTATTACAGCCCGACTAGGGCTGTAAATGAGCCAAGCTCGTCGCCTCAAGCTTGGGCTTGTTGGAGGGTTGAGCCGGGCCTCAGAACCGCTCGAGCCTAAACCAGGCTCAAGCTTGGCCCATCATGCTAAATACGAATTGCCTTTTCTTCTACCTTTTTCCTTTTTGGTTTAAAGCCTCAAAGTAGTTGGTTTTGATGTCCTGCTTTCTAGTCCCTCTTTGTTTTTTATTATTTATTACTAATGCTTGGCAACTCCAGTGGAAGCATGGTCAATGAAATATAAGATACTTGAAGTGCAGCTTTGATTTAAACTTTGTGGAAATAAAATGGCCTGATTAATCATTTGAACTTGAGGCCTTACATTATTTGTATATCCCTGCACTTGTTTGAATGGAAAATAGTCGCTAATGCCAGTTTGAACATTCCTTTTACAGATTGGGAAGGTTCCGAAAGCCTTAGCTATTAGCAAAGAAATGGAATCACATGGCATCAAACATAATAACAAAACTTACTCTATGCTGATCAATGGATTTATCCATCTGCATGACTTTGCAAATGCTTTTAGCATTTTCGAGGACATGATAAAATCAGGTTTGCAGCCTGATCGTGCCGTATACAATTTGCTGGTAGAAGCATTTTGTAAGATGGGAAATATGGATCGAGCTCTTCGCATATTTGAAAGAATGCAGAAGGAACGAATGCAACCATCAAATAGAACATTCAGGCCTATCATAGAAGGATTTGCAGTTGCTGGAGATATGAAAAGGGCTCTCGATACCCTTGACCTAATGCGGCGAAGTGGTTGTGCTCCTACTGTAATGACTTACAATGCTCTCATCCATGGGCTAATTAGAAAGCACCAGGTAATTCTCAAATACATATTAGATTCTTCACACTGAGAACcatgtaagctttatcctcttCTTTTTGTGTACCTGTGTATGTGTGCATGTTTGCAGGTTGAAAGAGCTGTTTCTGTACTTGACAAGATGTCTATTGCCGGCATTGCACCAAATGAGCATACATACACAATCATTATGAGAGGCTATGCTGCTAGTGGAGATATTGGGAAGGCTTTTGAGTATTTCACCAAAATCAAAGAGAGTGGCCTAAAGCTCGATGTGTACATTTATGAAACATTGTTGAGAGCCTGTTGCAAATCAGGAAGGATGCAAAGTGCCTTAGCAGTTACAAGAGAGATGAGCTTTCAGAAGATACCAAGGAATACATTTATATATAATATTTTGATTGATGGGTAGGTACTATATAAACATAGTTAATGCCAGTTAATGTTATTTTTATCTGTCCTATTgggtttaaatttgtttatttattcGCTGCTTACGTAACAAGAAGCCTTTGCAATTTGATCCTTTTAAAGATCTTTTTAGGAAAACCTCTGGGGAAACAATTTTAGGAAATGGACTCTTTTGCATGTCCATGACATTGACACCATGGCAGCTGCCACATATGATATTCTTTTGTTGGACTTGCAGGCTCTTAAGTGGTACTACCTTAGTACCAAGTGTCACAGCACCATGCAAAACGTTCCATTTTCATAAATTATTACTTTATAGGCCCATTTGTGAAAATGTTATATATAAGGACCAAACTTATTTTTTTTACCTCAGTAATTCAGACACTTGCTTTCATTTTGATGTCAATTTATGGTTTATTTGAGCCATGTTATAATCTAAAATAGTTTATCAAATCCCTGATAAGAGTATTGCATAATCTAAAATACTGTGTCATTACTTTCTTTCATGTAGTTGGGCTCGCAGAGGAGATGTCTGGGAGGCAGcagatttgatgaaacaaatgaaaGAGGATGGAATCCCTCCTAACATCCATACATTTACCTCCTACATAAATGCATGCTGCAAAGCAGGAGACATGCAGGTGTGTGCATTTTTCATCAAAATATTTGATTACTAGTTTGTGGTGGCACAGTTGGACATAGCCTGATAGTAATAGTACAGCGCAATGAGATAAACATTAGTGGAAATTTTTTAAGGTAGCCGAGCACAATGTTTATAATGTCCATTATTCACACAATGTACCTTTGTTGCACACTGGCTTCATCTTATTCTCATTGGAAAAATATGAATGGAGAAGTAATCCTGGCCTTTGTTGCACACTATCACTAATTTCTTGTTTGAACTATTTATTGTAGAGAGCGGAAAATGTGATTCAAGAAATGGCAGATGTTGGATTGAAACCGAATGTCAAGACGTTTACCACATTGATTAAAGGTTGGGCTAGAGTGTCACTGCCAGATAGAGCGTTGAAATGCTTTGAGGAGATGAAATTGGCTGGGCTTAAGCCTGATGAAGCTGCTTATCATTGCTTGGTGACCTCACTTCTCTCAAGGGCAACTGTGATGGAGGGAAGCACCTACACGGGAATCTTAAGTGTCTGTAGGGAAATGTTTGAGAATGATTTGACTGTTGACATGCGCACTGCTGTTCACTGGTCAAAATGGCTTCACAAGATTGAGAGGACGGGTGGTGTGCTAACAGAAGCACTTCAGCGAATATTTCCACCTGATTGGAACTCATCAAAAAATTTGGAGGCTTCGAGTTCTGTAAGTGACGGAGATTCTGAATCTTGCAGTGACTCAGAGtttagtgataatgatgaggatcaTGATGATGACTTGTGACACAATATCAAGACAGTTTTAACCTTTCCCTGATCCCTCACTACTGCTTCAGTGCCAGAGTTAAACTATCAAGGTATGCTGCGCACATGTGTTCTTAATATATCTCAACTTTGTTGACATCTTTTTAGAAGTATACTATGCCTATCATTAATGAGTTGACCGTAAGTTCTGTAACAATCTTTTTAGAAGTATAGTCTGCCTATAATGATCACCAATTGGCAGTTTGAGTTCTCATAATTTGATTCCAAGCGACATCTAAAACAATTTTGTTCAAATCGACAGTGTTTCTGATGAAACTTTATGCCCTCAAATCACAGGCTACTTGCTTGTGGCCTGCCAAGAGGAGGGTTTGGAatcttaggcctcgtttagattgtgaaaaaaaaatgaacccgatgaatagtaccactttcgtcttatttgacaaatattgtccaatcgtggaccaactaggctcaaaagattcatctcgtgatttccaactaaactgtgtaattagttattttttttacctacatttaatactccatgcaagcggctaaaaattgatgtgatggagagagagtgaaaaaacttggaatttggatggcatctaaacaaggccttattgtGTTTTTAAACCTGAGCTGTCTGTCCTCTGCGGTGTTTCAAGAGTCGCAGACCGGCAGTAACAGTTCTGCTGGAGCTGAAGACACAGGCTGTCAATGCAACAGACGAAGGTCCACTTATGTATGTTGCTGTACAGATCAGTGACTCGTAGTACAGGTAGGTAAATATTATCTATATTCTGAGATATTGACAAGTTCATTTCTCATCATTGCTCTATTTCTAGTGCAATCTAACTAATAAGTTAAATTCAGTTTTGTATAATTGGAGAAATGCTGGTGAAGTTATGCTTTTACTTCGTTTATTTCCCATGTGTACCAGGCAGGGCTTTTGTACAATGACTCGGTACAATATGTTACAAAAGGCTATTCTTGGAGCCAGTTTAGTTCACttcattttgccaaaattttcaaagattccccgtcacatcgaattttaggatgcatgcatgaagcattaaatataaataaaaaataaaactaattacacagtttagacgaaatccacgagacgaatcttttaagcctaattagactatgattggacactaattatcaaataacaacgaaaatgctacagtagcatttcgccaaaaaatttgccaaccaaacaggcccttggcTT
This region includes:
- the LOC136498066 gene encoding casparian strip membrane protein 1-like encodes the protein MSTSEPGAAATVIPIDDVARDHGKAPSVATAPPPPAAAASSAAVPAAATTTAPRKTGVPFFRRADRGSRCVALLDFVLRVAAFGPALAAAIATGTSDETLSVFTQFFQFHARFDDFPALLFFMVANAIAAGYLVLSLPFSAVIALRPQAIGLRHLLLVCDMIIAALLTAAAAAAAAIVDLAHSGNLRANWVPICMQFHGFCQRTSGAVVASFLAVLVLLFLVILAAFAIRKRRTG
- the LOC136498068 gene encoding pentatricopeptide repeat-containing protein At5g04810, chloroplastic-like encodes the protein MQFLSLPTASSASFRRPSPPTPPAPKPSPPPPANPLASKLWLTSKLSPPPPSPVSLEMVEEPPPPPPPEPEQEAAALRQEDFRQKGKVFVGNLPLWVGKPEITEFFRQFGPLEKVELVRGHDDPERNVGFCFLYYGGDDPEAAAGRAVEVDGVEFRGKSLTVRLDDGRKGRARAEERARWVEAGVAREARSPWHKGREDACREFRRVLESRPEDWQAVVSAFERIPKPSRREFGLMVVYYAKRGDKHHARATFENMRARGIEPNAFVFTSLVHAYAVARDMRGAMSCIEEMKSEGLEMTVVTYSILIAGYGKTNDALSADKLFKEAKTKLDNLNGIIYSNIIHAHCQCGNMDRAEELVREMEEDGIDAPIDVYHSMMHGYTVVQDENKCLIVVERLKECGFKPSIISYGCLINLYVKIGKVPKALAISKEMESHGIKHNNKTYSMLINGFIHLHDFANAFSIFEDMIKSGLQPDRAVYNLLVEAFCKMGNMDRALRIFERMQKERMQPSNRTFRPIIEGFAVAGDMKRALDTLDLMRRSGCAPTVMTYNALIHGLIRKHQVERAVSVLDKMSIAGIAPNEHTYTIIMRGYAASGDIGKAFEYFTKIKESGLKLDVYIYETLLRACCKSGRMQSALAVTREMSFQKIPRNTFIYNILIDGWARRGDVWEAADLMKQMKEDGIPPNIHTFTSYINACCKAGDMQRAENVIQEMADVGLKPNVKTFTTLIKGWARVSLPDRALKCFEEMKLAGLKPDEAAYHCLVTSLLSRATVMEGSTYTGILSVCREMFENDLTVDMRTAVHWSKWLHKIERTGGVLTEALQRIFPPDWNSSKNLEASSSVSDGDSESCSDSEFSDNDEDHDDDL